Part of the Tidjanibacter massiliensis genome is shown below.
GCGAGGCCGGTGAGTTCCTTCGACCACGGCAGGGAGCTAATTTTTTCGGTTGCCGTTTTGCCTGCCGCGTCCGTATATGTCACCTCGGCGTCGAAAATGAGCAAGAAATCGGCGCCCCCGCCTATGGCATAAGCGACGTCGACGGTGTTTTCGGTCGGTGTAACGGGGCCCGTATCGGGGCCCGACTGGTTGCCGCCCTCTTTGTCGCAGGCGGTGAAGGCCATCGCTGCGCAGAGTACGAGGGCCAGGGAGAATCGTTTTACTGACATGACTGTAATGTTTTAGTGTTTGTCCGGTTTCTTCGGCGGTACCGCGCGGCACGGCCGTTCGTGCGTCCGCTCCGTACCGGTGCAAAGATAAGATTTCCGTAACATTCGTGTCGCCTGCTGCGCATAAAAAACGAAAGAATGATGCATTGGGGCGGAGAGTCGGGTATGTCGTTGAAGCGCATCGTTCGGTACGGATGTTCGTTTCGGTTGAAAATTGTGATGCTATGTGGTAAAATGATACGAAAAACAGAAAGATGTCCGTTTTATAAATAGGTTGCATATGTAATATATTTTGAATATTTTAGCACTCGCTTTTAGATGCGTAACCAAACTTTCATTAATTGCAGTTATTCTATGAAGAAATTTTTGTTTATACCTGCACTGTGCCTGCTGTTTGCATCGTGCGGAGGGGACAAGGGGCCTGACGGGGGCGGTGTACCGTCGCTGAAGGTGGAGCCCTCGTCGCTGGATTTCGCGGCTGTTTCGGCTCCGTCGCAGAGCGTGACGGTTACGGCCGTGAACGTTGAGTGGGAAGTGCGTGTATCGGATACGGCTTCGGCCTGGCTGAAGGCGGAGAAGACGGACGGTACGACCGTGACGGTTTCGGTAACCGACAACGGTACCCCGGAGCAGCGTACCGGTTCCTTTACCGTCGTTCCGACGAACAACGAGGATGTGAAGGCCAAGAGTGTTACGGTCGTTCAGACGGGGAGCGACGTGGAGTATAAGTTTTCGGTCGAACCTGCATCCCTGACGTTCGAAGCGGAAGGAGCGGCAGCCCAGACGGTCACGATTACGGCCGAAGGAGGTCTGACGTGGGAGGCCGAGGTCGAGGGGGATGCGGCCTCGTGGATAACGGTCACTCCCGGCGAAGGGACGCTTGAGGTGAAGGTTTCCGACAATCCGGAGACGGCGGAGCGTTCGGGGAACATAGTGATTACGCCGAGTGCTGAGTCNNNNNNNNNNNNNNNNNNNNNNNNNNNNNNNNNNNNNNNNNNNNNNNNNNNNNNNNNNNNNNNNNNNNNNNNNNNNNNNNNNNNNNNNNNNNNNNNNNNNNNNNNNNNNNNNNNNNNNNNNNNNNNNNNNNNNNNNNNNNNNNNNNNNNNNNNNNNNNNNNNNNNNNNNNNNNNNNNNNNNNNNNNNNNNNNNNNNNNNNNNNNNNNNNNNNNNNNNNNNNNNNNNNNNNNNNNNNNNNNNNNNNNNNNNNNNNNNNNNNNNNNNNNNNNNNNNNNNNNNNNNNNNNNNNNNNNNNNNNNNNNNNNNNNNNNNNNNNNNNNNNNNNNNNNNNNNNNNNNNNNNNNNNNNNNNNNNNNNNNNNNNNNNNNNNNNNNNNNNNNNNNNNNNNNNNNNNNNNNNNNNNNNNNNNNNNNNNNNNNNNNNNNNNNNNNNNNNNNNNNNNNNNNNNNNNNNNNNNNNNNNNNNNNNNNNNNNNNNNNNNNNNNNNNNNNNNNNNNNNNNNNNNNNNNNNNNNNNNNNNNNNNNNNNNNNNNNNNNNNNNNNNNNNNNNNNNNNNNNNNNNNNNNNNNNNNNNNNNNNNNNNNNNNNNNNNNNNNNNNNNNNNNNNNNNNNNNNNNNNNNNNNNNNNNNNNNNNNNNNNNNNNNNNNNNNNNTGTGCCTGCTGTTTGCATCGTGCGGAGGGGACAAGGGGCCTGACGGGGGCGGTGTACCGTCGCTGAAGGTGGAGCCCTCGTCGCTGGATTTCGCGGCTGTTTCGGCTCCGTCGCAGAGCGTGACGGTTACGGCCGTGAACGTTGAGTGGGAAGTGCGTGTATCGGATACGGCTTCGGCCTGGCTGAAGGCGGAGAAGACGGACGGTACGACCGTGACGGTTTCGGTAACCGACAACGGTACCCCGGAGCAGCGTACCGGTTCCTTTACCGTCGTTCCGACGAACAACGAGGATGTGAAGGCCAAGAGTGTTACGGTCGTTCAGACGGGGAGCGACGTGGAGTATAAGTTTTCGGTCGAACCTGCATCCCTGACGTTCGAAGCGGAAGGAGCGGCAGCCCAGACGGTCACGATTACGGCCGAAGGAGGTCTGACGTGGGAGGCCGAGGTCGAGGGGGATGCGGCCTCGTGGATAACGGTCACTCCCGGCGAAGGGACGCTTGAGGTGAAGGTTTCCGACAATCCGGAGACGGCGGAGCGTTCGGGGAACATCGTGGTTACGCCGAGTGCTGAGTCCGTAGGTCAGAAAGCCATCCGCGTGACGCAGGCCGGCAAGGTGCTTCCTCCGTCGCTGAGTGTCAACGAAGAGGAGCTGGCAGACGGATTTAAATATTCGGCCAGCGGTGCGAAATATACCGGTCCGAATAATATTCGGGTGACGGCGGTGAATACGGACTGGAATGCCCGTGCGGTAGATGCCGAAGGCAATGCGGTGACCTGGTTCTCGGTCAAAACCAATAAGGAGAATAAGATACAGAGCATCGGTGTGGATGTCACGAAGAACGAGACTTATGAGGAACGTGTGGGTTACGTATTGATTACGGCTACCGTGGAAGGGGTGCCGGAGATTCGGGTGTCCGTTACGCAGGATGCTGCGTCCGAACACCTCAGTACGCTTACGGAAGACGTGGACGTCAGCGGCATGACGCATGCGTATGTAGGGGTTTATCCCAACCAGTCCTGGCATCCGGAGGATAAGGCATCCGGATGGAATATTACTGTGACGACGGAAAATTTGACGACGACCGGTCCGATGGGGACGGTGTATTCGGGCAGCGGAGTGGCACTGTGTTTAAGTATGGGTTCCGAGCATATGCCGTTCAATGACGACCAGGAGTATTGGATGGCGGACGGTATTTATACGGTTGTGAAAAGAGAAGCAGAGACTGGCGAGATTCCGGAACAGCAGATGACGGTCGGGAGCGGATATGCCGGTTATTGGCCGGGTCAGCGTATGAGCAGCTGGGTGATGTGCATCGAGGAGGGCGAATTCGTGAAGGGAGGCCCCGTGGCTGCCGGTACTGTGACAGTTACGCGTGACGGGGATAACTACACTTTCGTAGTGGAGCTTGCGGATGATTTCGATTTTAAGATTACCGGTGTGTTTACGGTATTATTTGATGATATCCGACAGATGGATTTGCCTACGGATAACTACAATTAAAGTGTGAACGCGCAGTGATTAAAGCCCGGCGGATTCCGCCGGGCTTTTTGCATGCGGCAGCTTCCCGCAGGCGGATGGTCGGCCGGGTCGGACATCCGTCCGGTTCGTCCGAGCGGTTGCGGTCAGGGGCCGCGGTGCCGAAATGCCTCGTCGGATGTCGCGGCCGATGCGCCGTTTTCGCACGACCGTTCGGTACCGGGAAGGAGATGGCGGTGTCCGTTTCCCGTGACACTGCGGCCGGGAACCGTATGGATACGGCCGCTCAGAAACAGGTGATGAGCGATATCCGGTGATGTTCTGGATGGTATTTGAGGGCTAAGACCAGTTTATAGGGTTTGTCTCCCGGCAGCTCAATCATGATGTTGAACTTCGTGACGCCGTACTGTTCGTTTATCTCCAGGTTGTAAAGGTAATTGGAGGTGATTTTGTCATGAATCAGCTCTTCGAGCTCTCCGGCCGTTATCTCTTCCAGTCCGACGCGCCGCAGCGTGTCGCCCTTTTCCTGTTTGATGTATGCCAGCTTGCGGGGCGCCACCTCGACGGCGGCGGTCCTGAGCGGGCCGAAAAGCCGGTCGAGGAAATTGAGTCCCATGAGCTGGTCCGCTTCGTCCATTCCGTCGCACTCCCGTTCAATCTTGTATGAGAGGAAGATTCCATAAAGGTCCTGGCTTATGGCCGTTGTCCGGAATCCGTTCTCGGCGAAGGGAAATCCCAGCGGATTTGCGGGACCCCCGAGCGACTCCTTCTTTTTGTCGAGTATCCACTCCGCGTAGTCGTATTCGGCTTCCATGATGACGGTATCCCGAACTTTGATGAAGCCGGGTATCAGCATCGTGCTGAGCAGCGTCTTGAATACGGAACCGTACGACAGGTCCGCAATACCCCGGTAACCGGCGAACTCCCTGAAATGCCGGTCGAGATTCGCCGGGTCGCTTTTCGAGAGGTTGTTGAGATAAACGATGAAATGGTCGTGTGTCCCGTCCGTGTCAATCCGGCTGCCTGTCTCTTCCAGACAGCGCTGAAGGCACCCCGGGGAAGACCGTTCGATGAAGTCTCCCATCAGGACGGAGTTGACGGATTTTCGGTCGAGGTATTGGAGGAGTTTCTCGAAGACCGGCAGGGGATACCACGCGTCCGGAATGGCCGCCGTGTCGAAGATGAGCGCCGCTTCCCTTTTCTTCTTGGCAGGGACGAGGGCCGCTTTCAGCTCCCGGTAGTCGATGCCTTCGCTCTGCAGTTCGGCTTCCAGCAGGTCGTGCCAGTCGCTTATCAGGGAGTGCATCGCGTCGGACTGTATGCCGAAAAAGGCGGCGACGGTCAGCAGTTCCAGGTTTTCCCTGCTGTCAATCGTATGGATGGATTTGCTCATGGCCGGAGAGGTCGGGGAAATAGGGTTCGGGCCGGTATCGGCTTTGTCTCTGCGGGGAGGCCTTCGGCGGTTTCGGCCTGCGGAGAACGGAGCATACCGGTCATATCTCCGCTATGCCGTTCTTGATGGCCCAGACCACCAGGTTGGCCGTGTTGCGGCAGCCGGTCTTCTCCAGAATGTTGGCCCGGTGCTTGTCCACCGTCCGTTTCGATATGAAGAGCTTGTCGGCGATTTCCTGGTTGGACATTCCCCTGCATATCAGCAGCAGTATCTCTTTCTCCCTGTCCGAAAGCACATCGCCCGGACGTTCGCCCCGGGTGGACTTGAGGCTTCCCACGAGGTTGCGCAGCAGCTCTTGGGAAAAATAGGTACCGCCGTCGCACACTGTCCGGATGGCCGTCACCACTTCGTCGATATCGGCACTTTTCAGGATGAATCCCTTCGCGCCTGCTTCGACCATGCGGAAATAGAATTCGTCG
Proteins encoded:
- a CDS encoding response regulator transcription factor, yielding MNADRSYRIILADDHALFLSGLQGLLSRRAECEVVGTAANGEECLALMQESEHDVVLMDIDMPVLDGIRATERALALNPEEKIITLSMHGDDEFYFRMVEAGAKGFILKSADIDEVVTAIRTVCDGGTYFSQELLRNLVGSLKSTRGERPGDVLSDREKEILLLICRGMSNQEIADKLFISKRTVDKHRANILEKTGCRNTANLVVWAIKNGIAEI
- a CDS encoding BACON domain-containing protein, with protein sequence CLLFASCGGDKGPDGGGVPSLKVEPSSLDFAAVSAPSQSVTVTAVNVEWEVRVSDTASAWLKAEKTDGTTVTVSVTDNGTPEQRTGSFTVVPTNNEDVKAKSVTVVQTGSDVEYKFSVEPASLTFEAEGAAAQTVTITAEGGLTWEAEVEGDAASWITVTPGEGTLEVKVSDNPETAERSGNIVVTPSAESVGQKAIRVTQAGKVLPPSLSVNEEELADGFKYSASGAKYTGPNNIRVTAVNTDWNARAVDAEGNAVTWFSVKTNKENKIQSIGVDVTKNETYEERVGYVLITATVEGVPEIRVSVTQDAASEHLSTLTEDVDVSGMTHAYVGVYPNQSWHPEDKASGWNITVTTENLTTTGPMGTVYSGSGVALCLSMGSEHMPFNDDQEYWMADGIYTVVKREAETGEIPEQQMTVGSGYAGYWPGQRMSSWVMCIEEGEFVKGGPVAAGTVTVTRDGDNYTFVVELADDFDFKITGVFTVLFDDIRQMDLPTDNYN
- a CDS encoding BACON domain-containing protein, encoding MKKFLFIPALCLLFASCGGDKGPDGGGVPSLKVEPSSLDFAAVSAPSQSVTVTAVNVEWEVRVSDTASAWLKAEKTDGTTVTVSVTDNGTPEQRTGSFTVVPTNNEDVKAKSVTVVQTGSDVEYKFSVEPASLTFEAEGAAAQTVTITAEGGLTWEAEVEGDAASWITVTPGEGTLEVKVSDNPETAERSGNIVITPSAES